One stretch of bacterium DNA includes these proteins:
- a CDS encoding ribbon-helix-helix domain-containing protein: MKKKQTIKKSEFISVRISEDSKKALQKIAAREDRSISWIVAKIIEDHLKKK; the protein is encoded by the coding sequence ATGAAGAAAAAACAGACCATAAAGAAGAGTGAGTTTATCAGTGTCCGTATTTCTGAAGACTCTAAAAAAGCCCTCCAGAAAATTGCCGCCAGGGAAGACCGCTCCATCTCCTGGATCGTCGCCAAAATCATAGAAGACCACCTCAAAAAGAAATAA